Part of the Rhizoctonia solani chromosome 2, complete sequence genome is shown below.
TCATTCCCGGTTAGTCGCAGTCAAAGAGCTTTTTCATAAAACTCCGCCTCATTAACGCGCCTCACAGGTCGAGTTTGCACGGGGTGATGTGCACAACTTTGTAAGCGTCGCGATGGAGCATATGGACGTCGCGATGGAGCATATGGACCTCGGGGTAGAGGATGCCATCGCATACGTAGATCAGCGTATACGCGACCGTGTGGATGAATACGTTGCTACCAAGAATAAGCTGCCGAAATTTGGGCCTGGCCTAGATGAACAAGCTGCTCGGTATATTCAAGGGATCGAGTACTTTGTCCAGGGATTCATCGATTGGTCATTTATTACACCTCGTAAGTAGTCCTTTGTTCACCCCCAATGCGAGTACTATGCTAATTAGTCTGAAAGGCTATTTTGGCGATGAAGCGAAGAAAGTAAAAGAGACGGGCGTTGTGAAACTCGTAGCTCCAATTGCGCTAGACGCGCCTTTACATGTTGAAGCTTGAAACAGTTATTGGATACGTTGGAATTTTGTGTTCGGCGTATGTATGCGTATCGTGTATAGGATCGGTGTGTATGTTTTATGTATTTTCTTATCATTTCTATATAATTAGTCAATAATCTTTTGGGAATTCTACATTCATTTTCTAAATCGCAAGATGCAGTCATACCCATCATTACCCACGGTCCCGTGATCAACCTCATGTTTGCAGCGAGCCTCTACCGAATGGAGGCTCCGGGTTCCTATGCACTATGCCTTCCTGGTAGGGCTCGTTTATATGTCATGGAGTTTAGGGGCGACCGATGGCTCTGTTGGTGATATGGATTGTGGAGCGCTGGAGTCGAAGCACAAGCACATTTCAGTGCGCTCGGCCACTTTCAGTGCATCTCGCTCTGAATGGGGAATCCAGGACAATATGGTTCCATGTGACAAATACAATACCCCCCCAAACTTATGCTACGCGTTCCTAGGCTCCCTAGAGAGGAAGCTCGGATCGCTTTGTATGGTGGTATTTACGGTTGCAGAATTGCATGTTGTGCGGTAATTTGAGCTTGCTCTCTGTGAACTCGCTCAACAAGTGATGCAAGAGCTCCTCGAGAAAAGTAGTAAATTCAACAAATTTAGCTAGCATAGCTACGTGGTATGGTTTGATCTAAACCTACATCAGTTTTCCGTACAAAGCTATGAGCCTACATGGATATAAGGTACCCATCGGCTAAACTCCTTTTCTCCAACCTTGCGTCGCAACTCTGCAATCGCATCATGTAGAGCCTTCCCTGCTTCTCCATTTCCAATCCTTCTGTCTTTCATCAgctgcgcatataccctaTCGGCTACTAGGGGTGCATCTTCATCATATACCGACCACATCGTGGCGATAACGCTTGAGTATCCAGCCATCAGCATGCCTGAAGCAAGGTGAATAGCTTCGTCAGGAAGTTTCTCGTCGCCCGTCGCTGTCTGACAAGCCGAGAGGAACGCCAGACCTTTGCTTTTGAACGATCTTTGGTTGATCGAGGCCAGATCCAAGGTGCCGTCATGGAGAAAGAATCCGCTATCAGTTGGGTCCTGAACGTTCTGGTGAGCATGGCAAGCGAGGTGAACCCATTCGTGTTGTTCCATCGCTTCGAGCACGGTTGTTGTGGTTGCTTGATCTCCAAATAGCTCCAAGTACTCGACCCTCCCTTTTATATGGCTTACAACGTACTCGAGCTCCTTGGCAGTTCCTGGTAATGGTTGGTGACCTGGCGTGGCATCTTGCCCGATGACAAGTACTCGGGAACTGCTCAATGTACGGGGAACTGACGAGAGTAGAGCAGTAAGAGTAGGGGTGTAGGAGGATATAACGTAGTCAAACACTCGCGATCGTGGCCGATCATAATCGCCGGCGGCATGCAATGGCAGGAAAGACAATGCACCAGTAGGACACCATGTTACATGCCGGATCATATTTTCGGTTTCATCAACGTTCTTCTCTCAAAGCATATTCAGCAAGATACCAATCGTATGGGTTGGCCAAACGTACCATATCCTAAGAAATCTAGTACTGGCTTCACAACGCTGTACCAGAGGTCTGCCAAGACATTTTTGAAAtccacttcttcctcttgtaCGGGCCGGCGCTCAACTCCCCGTTCGATCGATTGCTTATTCCTTATCGACTTTTCCATTTCAGAGTAGGTATGCTGAGCCTTGTTCCAATTAAAGTCGGGGAGCGGAACATGAATAATTTCATTGCATTCAGGTATGACCAAAGTGCGTCACAACGGGTTTCTTCGCAATTCACAGTGACGATGGGTCCGAATCGAGCGGCCCGATTTAAACTATCGCTCACTGGGCGGAGAAAGTCTTCAAAGCTCGGCATTTTGCGTGTTTCGGCCACTAGATCGTTATATTCAATAGCCAGACGATGGCGATCCGCAGAGACCGAACTTGAGTGAGATGGGGATTCTGAATTTGCATGGTGTAGCTGGTGAGAAACCGAGCGGAGTTGAATTGCAAGTTCTGGATGAGACAATTCGAGGCTTTCTAGTGGAGAACGAAGCATAAGACTTTGGTTCCAAACAACACATCGTGCATGCTCAAGCCACTCAAGTGCTAAGCTGTACTCGACGACAAAATAGCAGCAGAAGCAGCTCGTACGCCGACACTCTTTGCTGACAATAGGTCATGATATCTCTGAGAAGCAGTAGTGCCAAGCCAGATGAAATGAGGCAGAAGCCCTATTGTCGCACGAAACGCTTCGATACAGTTAAGATAGCTATGTTTAGATGCGAGCTTCGCCCAATTGAGAGCATGGTTAAATACATCACGCGGTGCGCCATTCAGAAGTTGGGAAGCTTTTCTGAAGGAATCAAGAGATACTTTCAAATGTGAAAGATCATGTGTGCTGATATCGGTAATGGTATGAAGTGGCCCAATTGTAGTGTCGCGAAGATAAATGCGGATGACCATCGGGAGTCAGGCTAAGTGCGTTGGAGTGACATTCGATTGCTTTGTCGAGATCGGAGAGTGCACCTATGCGTTCGTATCGATCCCCATATGACACCCCCAGAGCAGCATACCGGCGTGGTAAGTCTGGGTGACCTTCAGGGGTAAGTGAAAGTGCACGAGAGTCCAGTTCAATTGCCTTTTCAAGGTCAGCAGGTTCATCCAGGTGTCGATACCTATCGGTGTATGATGCTCCTAGATCAGCATGTCGGCGTGCAAAGTGTGTGACCCTCGGGAGTGAGTTCAAGAGCAATAGACCTGCACTCAAGTGCTTTCTCGAGATCAGCAAGTTTACCTaggcgtcgatatcgatcacTATACACCCCTCCTAGGTCGGTATGCCACGCGGGAGATGCGGATGGCCTTCGGGGGCAAGCTTGAGCGCACAAGAATTACATTTGATGGATTCTCGAGGTCAGTAAGCTCGCCCAGGCGTCGGTATCGGTCGCTGTATGAACTCCCTAGATCAGCATATCGGGATGGCAAATCTGAATGACCCTCTGGAGTAAGTTGAGGGCACGAAGAAGTGTTCAACTGCGTTGTCGAGGTCGGTTATTTTACCCATGCGTCGATAACGATCGCCATAAGAAACCCCAAGAGTTGCATGGCGCATTTGCAGGTGTGGGTGGCCGTTAGGAGTAAGATGGAGTGCCTTGGTCCCATACTCGATCGCTTTGTCCATGTCATCGAGCTCTCCCAAGCGTTGGTATCGGTCAATGTGCGATACTCCTAAATCAGCATAGCGGCGTGGCAAATCAGTGTCCTTCAGGATGAGGTGAGTGCGTGAGAATTGAATTCAATTGATTTTTCGAGGTCACCGAGCTCTCCAGGCGCCGATATCGGTCAGTATATGAGGCTCCCAGATCAGCATGTCGGCGTGGTAGTACCGGGTGACCCTGGGGAGTAAGCTTGAGTGCACAAGATAAACATTCGATTGTTTTCTCGAGGTCGGTGAGCTCGCCCAAGCGTCGATAACGATCGCTATATGACGCTCCTAGAGCAGAATGCCGGAATTGCAACTCTGGGTGGCCATCGGGAGTAAGTGCCAGTGCGCGATGCTCACATTTGATCGACTCTTCGAGGTCAACAAGGTCTCCCAGGCGTCGGTATCGATCGCTATATGAGGCTCCTAGGGCGGCATGTCGAGATGGCATCTCTGAGTGACCATCGGGAGTGAGGGCGAGTGCGCGAGAGTTATATTCGACTACCTTTTTGAGGTCCTCGAGTTCGCCCTGACGTCGATATCGGTCACCGTATGACGCTCCTAGAGCAGCGTGCCGGCGTGACAAGTCTGGGTGGTCCTCGGGAGTCAGATCGAGTGCACTAGAATCCCATTCAATCGCCTTGTCAAGGTCAGCAAGCACGCCTAGGCGCCGATATCGATCGCCATATGACGCCCCTAGATCAGCATGACGACGGGGCAAATCCGGATGGCCCTCCGGTGTGAGTTCGAGCGCACGAGACAAACACTCTATGGCTTTTTCAAGGTCAGGAAGTTCGCCTAAGCGCCGATAACGATCACTGTATGAGACTCCGAGCGCAGCGTGTCGCCGCGGTAAGTCTGGGTCACCTCGGGGGTCATATTTAGTGCAAGAGTCGCGTATTCGACCACCCTCAATGTCTTCCAACCTTCCGAAGCGCCGAAAGTGATCGAGGTGGACTTCCCATAGTATACGTAAATGTTCTTACGACCTTCCGGAGTTCGAATCAGGCACAAGTGTTCGGTCAAACCATTTCTCAAATGCTTAGATACTACCTCGACTGTCTATTTGAAAACTGGTACCCAACCGTCCCCGTTTGTGCGCTTTCCTTCTTTCTGAGACCACATAAGACACGCATCAACGCGCTTTTAATCCTACCCTGTGTCCCTCAGTTAGCTATTCGCCCGATATGGGGCAGCAAAATCCAACGCGCTTTTAATCCTACCCTGTGTCCCTCAGTTAGCTATTCGCCCGATATGGGGCAGCAAAATCTCACTTACAAACATTGCCTGGATATAGGAAGTCGTTACTCCCTTTCGGTTGGATGATTTTATTAGTTTTAAATTCTTCCCAATGGTAGTACAAGTCAGTACTTATATCAAGCTATAAATTTCTAAACCCTTGACACAACGACGTAGGCGCACTGAGTTAATCAACAAGTACTACTTCGTGGTTGAGGGCTTACCAACTCGGCTAGGCTAGCCAGTGAGTTCGGATCTAAAGCGTGTTCCTGCCTCGTGGGCCAAACAGCACGATGCTGGTAAAATCATATTTCACCTATTTTATCGATGCTTAGTGAGACGGTATAAGCTACCTCCGCTCGCCACCATATACACGGCAATGATCATATCTGCACATATCCATATACCTGTTTTTATATGTAACATTTGTGCATGCCAGGTCTCGATTATGTACAGGATTCGGCCGCGGCGCCTGTAGTTACATGCATGAGCGTTTTTTACTTTATCGCTGATTCCGGCTCAAGAACCTTTTGTGTAGTTCCTGGTGAGACTCTAAACCAACAAGAAAAAAATTCTCTGGGCGAAACTGCTGTGCGCGTTTCGTATGCTCTGAATTTATATAGAAGTGCCTGATCCGCTTCCCCGGCCGAAATGTAGACCTCTTATATAGTTATAAAACAAAACTTAAAGTAGCTTATCCTTTGCAAAATTCAAAGGTGCAAAGAAACAGGGGGAGATAATGGTGCCATTCGGTCTCATGACACCATAATCCTTTCCCCCATCTCTGCAAGAACCTGAAAAATTCAGAAGCCTCGTGAGGTTTTCACAAGGATGAGAGCTTGTCCTCCGCTTGTATGCAGCTGGAAACTAGAACCAATGTACAAACGCCCCTTTGAGAGTACATGAATGTCCCTGGATCTACTTGTACAAAACACACGCTCCCACGGGCTCCTACTAATCTCACATGATTTTTGAATAATTAGTCAAATTAGCTTCGTCATAATAAGTACTTTAGAATAAGAGGTTTGACCATCAGCGCATATACTCTGGGCTTCAGTTGTTCAAGAAAAGTGGCTTGTTATTGTTTGCACATGATTATGAAGCCCCAAAAGGCGGCCAGCCCAACGGCTTATTACGTCGTACATATAGCTCGCAGACGACACGAGGACTACCATATTACCATGTCTGAGGTTGCTATCAAATCATCTTGTTTTAACCATTCCTACAATATAGAGCCCTCTCAGTTGGGAAGCGAAAATGGCAAGATCGCTATCAACAGGTTACCACCGGAAATCTTGGCAGACATATTTTTTATTGGGACAGACTGCGATCGCGGGATCTGGGGCTCTGAGCCGCAAATAATTGGCTTCCAACATACTGCTTCAGTAGGTCTCATGTGGCTTTCCCCCTTTCTTCATTGACGGTTGAATCGCGGTTCATTGTTGCATCATTCAGCATGTTTGCAGCCATTGGCGTGATGTTGCTATTAGTACTCCAAAGTTATGGAATTTTATCCATATCTTTGGCCTTCCAAACGAATACACAGCTCTTTACATCGCCCGTGCTGGAAATACACTCCTTGATGTATTGGTTGACATGTTTAAGCTCGTCCCTTTCCCTAATTTTCCCTACAACTCGTctctaagcaccaagccgaCAATAAAAATCCTTCAGTTCTTGACTAGGCATGGGGCGGGGGCTAATCGCTGGCGGTCTCTGCTTGTTCGCTTCCCGGAATCGGATCTACTGCCTATGTTTATTGGCTACTTGAATAACAATTCACCGGCCTACCTACGCTTGCTCCATTTTGAATGTGCCAGCTGGAGCTTCAACCAAACGGACGATACAGATCAGCTAATATTGGCGGATGATTTGGAAGATATTGTCAGGATCAACCCATCCCACTTTTTACTTGGATCATCGTTCCAAGATTGCGCGTACTCGAGCTGGCTTCTTTCTCTGGGAGCTTTATCTTCCCTCCGCAATGGGCATCCTTACTTACTACTTTGAGAGTGCTTTCAATTACTCCTAGTTCCCCGTACTCGACTGGCCTTACAGGTCTGTTACGATCAAACCCTCAATTAGAGTCTTTATCTCTTCAAAGCGGAGATTTTTACCGTCCAAATATACAAGATCATTCCACAATACAGCCTGTGCTTTTATCGGCTCTCCGTTCGCTTTATATTAGTGCCGTCGATAACGCGACGTGGGTTATACACGTCCTCTCAACAATCAAGGCGCCAAATCTGAcccagctcaccatccagtCCTTTAATCGCTGTGTCTTTGGAGGCAATGCGCGCGAGGAACTTGTGTCCTATTTAGCCTATGGGAGCAACACTTCCATAGGTTCTGGCAATTGGGACTCAACCTATGCGCCGGCATATCCCTCCCTCAAAAGCTTTAACACTTTCCACTTTCCCTGTAGGAAAAAGGAGTTCACTGATTTGATGAAATCGATGCCACAAATCACTCACCTCATAGCTCGTAGAAAGCAGGCTGAATGGTTGAGTGAAGCCCCGTGGATGGTACCCACACTAGAGCTACTCGAGGTTCCTCATATCTGTATTGATGGGGCCATGAAAATCTTGCGTCTCAGAGCAGAAGCGAGTACTCCGATTCAATCAATCAAGTTCCAAGGAGGATCCATTCGACTGCCAACGTCGTGCGTGAAGAATTTTGACTCTGTTGGCAACTGTGGAAACATGATGTCCCAGTACGAATATCACAGCCATGCAATTACCACAGAGGTGACAGGTGATCTGAAAAGTGTTCAGCAACGATTGGAGGACTTCAGCAAGGAATACGAAGATCGGTCCGAGTACGATTTGGAAGACAATCGCCGCGACGAGTTTTTCGATGGCGACTAGACATGGAGGAACCTGTGCGAGGTTAATCACAAATTCAATTAGCAGGCTAAGTGTATTGGGATAGGTGATGTAAGTGTACTATTTCGGTTTATAGGACATTCATTCCATTTAAATTTACCAACTTCAGCTGTACGCAGCCAGTGTGTTACAAGATATGCATTTACAAAGTTAGCTCTCACCTATGGCGGCATTCGGACAAACTCATTTGgctcatatatgcgtatatgTATTATCCATGCGCCAGGGTTCTCCGTACCCAAAATGATCTATTTTATATTATTATACGAATACACTTGGGTTGTTTCAATATGCTCTGTTCCAGTCAACACAGGGTCAAGTAATCATTATGCACCCTGACCACAGCAATAGCTACCCGCAGAACTACTTGATTCTGCCATTGGTAGATCAAGGAACGCGGTTGGTCAAATTGCCAGGCTGAATTGATTAGGGCTGAAATGGTCGCCATGTACCAATAGTTGCCGGTACCCGTCAGTGGTTCTGGCGACGACGGCTTGCGTGAACTCGTATCGAGTAGTTATTTAGTTATTTGCCGTTTTTTTTCCAACTACTGAGTGTCAAGAATTTGATTGCTGCTTTGTGTTTCTATTTCACAGTTTGTGgggacttggacttggcaGGCAACGTGTTTGTATGCTGTGTCTGTTACTGAATATGCCGTGAACGTTGACTGCGCTTTGGCGCTAATTCATGGATGGATGGCAAGTCAGATAAACTTCTTTAGCTGGGCGACTCGTCGAGATCGAGTCGCTAGCGCTGGAGTTTAATTTTGCCAAGATTTAGACTGAGTCTAGAGGGGCTGCGGCCTTGCATCATAGACGGTACGATCGAAAAACCTGTGCGGGTGGGGAAATATTCCCACAACGATGCCGAGGCCCATGTCACGTGATATCGAGTTACTCATCGCCAAGTTTGGCATCGGAGATGGCAAGTTTCTTTCTTCACCGGCATATGACCTCAAGTCTATTACTCGAAATAACGTAGCCCCTCCGCTCCAATGACGAATCCCATTAGGATCGAATGCATGCATCGTACTCGGCATGGTCAACAATGAGCACGTCATTCGCTTACTTTCGTGTGCCTGTAGGTGACTGCTAACTTGGCATCCAGTTTGCTGGCTCTTTTGCACTGCCCGTGGCTCGATCGAGTCGAGAGCATGGCTGCGGAAACATGCCTCGAACACTATTTTCAGCATTTATCGGAGCATTTCCGACCGCCTTAATACGGCCAATAGAGGGTGTGTTATATTTCAGGTAACGCTAACCTTGTGCTCTGCCCCTGCTCCACCTCGCCTCCACTGTGCACGTGCGAAATGTACACCCCTCGGCGCAATAACCT
Proteins encoded:
- a CDS encoding CHAT domain protein, yielding MEKSIRNKQSIERGVERRPVQEEEVDFKNVLADLWYSVVKPVLDFLGYEKNVDETENMIRHVTWCPTGALSFLPLHAAGDYDRPRSRVFDYVISSYTPTLTALLSSVPRTLSSSRVLVIGQDATPGHQPLPGTAKELEYVVSHIKGRVEYLELFGDQATTTTVLEAMEQHEWVHLACHAHQNVQDPTDSGFFLHDGTLDLASINQRSFKSKGLAFLSACQTATGDEKLPDEAIHLASGMLMAGYSSVIATMWSVYDEDAPLVADRVYAQLMKDRRIGNGEAGKALHDAIAELRRKVGEKEFSRWVPYIHVGS
- a CDS encoding TPR-2 domain-containing protein produces the protein MTPEVTQTYRGDTLRSESHTCLSRALELTPEGHPDLPRRHADLGASYGDRYRRLGVLADLDKAIEWDSSALDLTPEDHPDLSRRHAALGASYGDRYRRQGELEDLKKVVEYNSRALALTPDGHSEMPSRHAALGASYSDRYRRLGDLVDLEESIKCEHRALALTPDGHPELQFRHSALGASYSDRYRRLGELTDLEKTIECLSCALKLTPQGHPVLPRRHADLGASYTDRYRRLESSDTDLPRRYADLGVSHIDRYQRLGELDDMDKAIEYGTKALHLTPNGHPHLQMRHATLGVSYGDRYRRMGKITDLDNAVEHFFVPSTYSRGDRYRRLGELTDLENPSNVILVRSSLPPKAIRISRVAYRPRRGHLSAGLLLLNSLPRVTHFARRHADLGASYTDRYRHLDEPADLEKAIELDSRALSLTPEGHPDLPRRYAALGVSYGDRYERIGALSDLDKAIECHSNALSLTPDGHPHLSSRHYNWATSYHYRYQHT
- a CDS encoding F-box-like protein encodes the protein MSEVAIKSSCFNHSYNIEPSQLGSENGKIAINRLPPEILADIFFIGTDCDRGIWGSEPQIIGFQHTASHVCSHWRDVAISTPKLWNFIHIFGLPNEYTALYIARAGNTLLDVLVDMFKLVPFPNFPYNSSLSTKPTIKILQFLTRHGAGANRWRSLLVRFPESDLLPMFIGYLNNNSPAYLRLLHFECASWSFNQTDDTDQLILADDLEDIVRINPSHFLLGSSFQDCASPYSTGLTGLLRSNPQLESLSLQSGDFYRPNIQDHSTIQPVLLSALRSLYISAVDNATWVIHVLSTIKAPNLTQLTIQSFNRCVFGGNAREELVSYLAYGSNTSIGSGNWDSTYAPAYPSLKSFNTFHFPCRKKEFTDLMKSMPQITHLIARRKQAEWLSEAPWMVPTLELLEVPHICIDGAMKILRLRAEASTPIQSIKFQGGSIRLPTSCVKNFDSVGNCGNMMSQYEYHSHAITTEVTGDLKSVQQRLEDFSKEYEDRSEYDLEDNRRDEFFDGD